In Uranotaenia lowii strain MFRU-FL chromosome 2, ASM2978415v1, whole genome shotgun sequence, one genomic interval encodes:
- the LOC129747222 gene encoding coiled-coil domain-containing protein 34-like: MSSYEDRFDQKQDRTRRVNNAVFISKERYSKDSSEDDSDSNSMISTLTSETLRPSYGIPGGFGDEDNSDSSSSTTVPLGKHRHPRSYDPEAYKKWLKAKNEAARKRRENERTKKKREEMRKKLEEEKRKQESDEKMKRWLERKEQEKRKKEQKQKEKVQKEDNNKTKTIGKWISSDESQSNFKVWLSRVRQQNEETKLREIEKQRMEEEFKQQRKELSTMFYEEWLKTSKNKPKPVPLNQGTESLRGSISKMFINPKPWQSNID, encoded by the exons atgagcagCTATGAAGATCGATTTGATCAAAAGCAGGACCGAACACG CCGAGTCAACAACGCTGTCTTCATCTCGAAGGAACGCTACTCGAAGGACAGCTCAGAGGATGACAGCGATTCGAACTCGATGATATCGACATTGACCAGCGAAACGTTACGACCGTCTTACGGAATTCCCGGAGGGTTTGGGGATGAAGAT aattcagattcaagcTCCAGCACCACGGTTCCCCTTGGTAAGCATCGACATCCCCGTTCCTACGATCCGGAGGCTTACAAGAAGTGGCTCAAAGCAAAGAATGAAGCCGCCCGGAAGCGGAGAGAAAACGAACGCACCAAGAAAAAGCGAGAAGAGATGCGCAAGAAGCTGGAAGAGGAAAAACGCAAACAGGAGAGCGACGAGAAAATGAAACGGTGGCTCGAGCGTAAGGAACAGGAAAAACGAAAGAAGGAACAGAAACAGAAAGAAAAAGTACAAAAGGAGGACAACAACAAGACCAAAACGATCGGCAAGTGGATCTCGAGCGACGAAAGCCAGTCCAACTTCAAAGTGTGGCTTAGCCGAGTGAGACAACAGAACGAAG AAACCAAACTCAGAGAAATTGAAAAGCAGCGGATGGAGGAAGAATTCAAACAACAGCGCAAAGAGCTCTCCACCATGTTCTACGAGGAATGGCTGAAAACGTCCAAAAATAAGCCGAAACCGGTGCCCTTGAACCAAGGAACAGAATCGCTGCGGGGTTccatttcgaaaatgtttatcAATCCGAAACCTTGGCAGAGCAATATTGACTAG